One Carassius carassius chromosome 20, fCarCar2.1, whole genome shotgun sequence DNA segment encodes these proteins:
- the LOC132096022 gene encoding interleukin-6 receptor subunit beta-like isoform X1: protein MSQMKLPQAGLLLWMCVMNRVQDTATAAAALSITHCVIRQYIDITCYWQTTDQYLNINSYRLQINKTSCESKHSFFQVGFCNTAGSDCSVQPIDSALHCFCADVLASTHTGSIRSPPYFFFGVNAVKLRPPQITYLTPSKTRSECLQVTWKMVESFLQNEKVYIRLQIEYTTHNQTRSQITQAFSNETLELCDLQPGSKYTVRLRAQDSRVLAHWSSWTSLDTTTAEKAPSAAPRLWRLIHSVEEAGRRRLTLLWKPVSWPEVNGVVLSYSAICHSDLDSSHWTCGSMDASRRSCILNISDDPCHCSLTATNSAGTSPPAHISIPSHTHAEELPPPQAISVTRLDDTRLVVEWTAAMNQSESGFVVQWASVPYSEPTSLHWEHINETARSFIVSGLLPEVPYNLSFVSLYGPLAGSGMSVIAFTREGAPSVGPNITMLETISSGVVLKWDPVPLEKLHGFIQSYTILYSINGKDKSKMQFFFAKR from the exons ATGAGCCAAATGAAGCTGCCTCAAGCTGGACTTCTCCTCTGGATGTGTGTAATGAACAGGGTCCAGGACACAG caacagcagcagcagcactgtCAATCACCCACTGTGTGATCAGGCAGTACATCGACATCACCTGTTACTGGCAAACAACCGACCAGTACCTGAACATCAACAGCTACAGGCTTCAGATTAACAA AACCTCTTGTGAAAGTAAACACAGCTTCTTCCAGGTGGGTTTCTGTAATACAGCAGGCTCTGACTGCTCCGTTCAGCCCATCGACTCAGCGTTACACTGTTTCTGTGCGGATGTGCTTGCGTCCACACACACCGGATCCATACGATCACCGCCGTACTTCTTCTTTGGGGTCAATGCAG TGAAACTTCGTCCTCCACAGATAACATATCTTACGCCATCAAAGACAAGGTCTGAGTGTTTGCAGGTGACATGGAAAATGGTTGAGAGCTTTCTCCAGAATGAAAAAGTCTACATTCGGCTCCAAATAGAGTACACGACACACAACCAG ACCCGATCCCAGATTACACAAGCCTTTTCCAATGAGACATTGGAGCTGTGTGACTTACAACCAGGATCCAAGTATACGGTGAGACTGAGAGCTCAGGACAGTCGAGTGCTTGCTCACTGGAGCTCATGGACATCTCTAGACACAACCACAGCAGAGAAAG CTCCGTCTGCAGCTCCTCGGCTCTGGAGACTCATCCATTCTGTGGAAGAAGCTGGAAGGAGACGCCTCACCCTGCTCTGGAAG CCTGTGTCCTGGCCTGAGGTCAATGGTGTAGTGCTCAGTTACTCTGCAATATGTCACAGTGATCTGGATTCATCGCACTGGACATGTGGCTCTATGGACGCATCCAGACGCTCCTGCATCCTCAATATCTCTGATGATCCCTGTCACTGCAGCCTGACAGCAACGAACTCTGCTGGGACGTCACCTCCAGCTCACATCTCTATACCTTCACATACACATGCAG AAGAACTCCCACCCCCTCAGGCTATCAGTGTCACCCGATTGGACGACACTCGACTGGTGGTGGAATGGACAGCTGCAATGAACCAATCAGAGAGCGGCTTTGTGGTGCAATGGGCTTCTGTGCCTTACAGTGAACCAACTAGTTTGCACTGGGAACATATAAATGAAACTGCaagaagctttattgtctcag gtcttCTGCCAGAAGTCCCATATAATCTGTCGTTCGTGAGTCTGTATGGGCCACtggcaggaagtggcatgtcagTCATTGCTTTCACACGGGAAGGAG CGCCCTCTGTCGGCCCAAATATAACAATGCTGGAGACGATCAGCAGCGGTGTTGTTCTGAAATGGGATCCTGTTCCTTTAGAGAAACTTCACGGATTCATCCAGAGCTATACCATACTGTACAGCATAAATGGCAAAGACAAAAGTAAGATGCAATTTTTCTTTGCAAAACGTTGA
- the LOC132096022 gene encoding interleukin-6 receptor subunit beta-like isoform X2, whose protein sequence is MSQMKLPQAGLLLWMCVMNRVQDTATAAAALSITHCVIRQYIDITCYWQTTDQYLNINSYRLQINKTSCESKHSFFQVGFCNTAGSDCSVQPIDSALHCFCADVLASTHTGSIRSPPYFFFGVNAVKLRPPQITYLTPSKTRSECLQVTWKMVESFLQNEKVYIRLQIEYTTHNQTRSQITQAFSNETLELCDLQPGSKYTVRLRAQDSRVLAHWSSWTSLDTTTAEKAPSAAPRLWRLIHSVEEAGRRRLTLLWKPVSWPEVNGVVLSYSAICHSDLDSSHWTCGSMDASRRSCILNISDDPCHCSLTATNSAGTSPPAHISIPSHTHAELPPPQAISVTRLDDTRLVVEWTAAMNQSESGFVVQWASVPYSEPTSLHWEHINETARSFIVSGLLPEVPYNLSFVSLYGPLAGSGMSVIAFTREGAPSVGPNITMLETISSGVVLKWDPVPLEKLHGFIQSYTILYSINGKDKSKMQFFFAKR, encoded by the exons ATGAGCCAAATGAAGCTGCCTCAAGCTGGACTTCTCCTCTGGATGTGTGTAATGAACAGGGTCCAGGACACAG caacagcagcagcagcactgtCAATCACCCACTGTGTGATCAGGCAGTACATCGACATCACCTGTTACTGGCAAACAACCGACCAGTACCTGAACATCAACAGCTACAGGCTTCAGATTAACAA AACCTCTTGTGAAAGTAAACACAGCTTCTTCCAGGTGGGTTTCTGTAATACAGCAGGCTCTGACTGCTCCGTTCAGCCCATCGACTCAGCGTTACACTGTTTCTGTGCGGATGTGCTTGCGTCCACACACACCGGATCCATACGATCACCGCCGTACTTCTTCTTTGGGGTCAATGCAG TGAAACTTCGTCCTCCACAGATAACATATCTTACGCCATCAAAGACAAGGTCTGAGTGTTTGCAGGTGACATGGAAAATGGTTGAGAGCTTTCTCCAGAATGAAAAAGTCTACATTCGGCTCCAAATAGAGTACACGACACACAACCAG ACCCGATCCCAGATTACACAAGCCTTTTCCAATGAGACATTGGAGCTGTGTGACTTACAACCAGGATCCAAGTATACGGTGAGACTGAGAGCTCAGGACAGTCGAGTGCTTGCTCACTGGAGCTCATGGACATCTCTAGACACAACCACAGCAGAGAAAG CTCCGTCTGCAGCTCCTCGGCTCTGGAGACTCATCCATTCTGTGGAAGAAGCTGGAAGGAGACGCCTCACCCTGCTCTGGAAG CCTGTGTCCTGGCCTGAGGTCAATGGTGTAGTGCTCAGTTACTCTGCAATATGTCACAGTGATCTGGATTCATCGCACTGGACATGTGGCTCTATGGACGCATCCAGACGCTCCTGCATCCTCAATATCTCTGATGATCCCTGTCACTGCAGCCTGACAGCAACGAACTCTGCTGGGACGTCACCTCCAGCTCACATCTCTATACCTTCACATACACATGCAG AACTCCCACCCCCTCAGGCTATCAGTGTCACCCGATTGGACGACACTCGACTGGTGGTGGAATGGACAGCTGCAATGAACCAATCAGAGAGCGGCTTTGTGGTGCAATGGGCTTCTGTGCCTTACAGTGAACCAACTAGTTTGCACTGGGAACATATAAATGAAACTGCaagaagctttattgtctcag gtcttCTGCCAGAAGTCCCATATAATCTGTCGTTCGTGAGTCTGTATGGGCCACtggcaggaagtggcatgtcagTCATTGCTTTCACACGGGAAGGAG CGCCCTCTGTCGGCCCAAATATAACAATGCTGGAGACGATCAGCAGCGGTGTTGTTCTGAAATGGGATCCTGTTCCTTTAGAGAAACTTCACGGATTCATCCAGAGCTATACCATACTGTACAGCATAAATGGCAAAGACAAAAGTAAGATGCAATTTTTCTTTGCAAAACGTTGA
- the LOC132096022 gene encoding interleukin-6 receptor subunit beta-like isoform X3: MSSTATAAAALSITHCVIRQYIDITCYWQTTDQYLNINSYRLQINKTSCESKHSFFQVGFCNTAGSDCSVQPIDSALHCFCADVLASTHTGSIRSPPYFFFGVNAVKLRPPQITYLTPSKTRSECLQVTWKMVESFLQNEKVYIRLQIEYTTHNQTRSQITQAFSNETLELCDLQPGSKYTVRLRAQDSRVLAHWSSWTSLDTTTAEKAPSAAPRLWRLIHSVEEAGRRRLTLLWKPVSWPEVNGVVLSYSAICHSDLDSSHWTCGSMDASRRSCILNISDDPCHCSLTATNSAGTSPPAHISIPSHTHAEELPPPQAISVTRLDDTRLVVEWTAAMNQSESGFVVQWASVPYSEPTSLHWEHINETARSFIVSGLLPEVPYNLSFVSLYGPLAGSGMSVIAFTREGAPSVGPNITMLETISSGVVLKWDPVPLEKLHGFIQSYTILYSINGKDKSKMQFFFAKR, translated from the exons ATGTCATccacagcaacagcagcagcagcactgtCAATCACCCACTGTGTGATCAGGCAGTACATCGACATCACCTGTTACTGGCAAACAACCGACCAGTACCTGAACATCAACAGCTACAGGCTTCAGATTAACAA AACCTCTTGTGAAAGTAAACACAGCTTCTTCCAGGTGGGTTTCTGTAATACAGCAGGCTCTGACTGCTCCGTTCAGCCCATCGACTCAGCGTTACACTGTTTCTGTGCGGATGTGCTTGCGTCCACACACACCGGATCCATACGATCACCGCCGTACTTCTTCTTTGGGGTCAATGCAG TGAAACTTCGTCCTCCACAGATAACATATCTTACGCCATCAAAGACAAGGTCTGAGTGTTTGCAGGTGACATGGAAAATGGTTGAGAGCTTTCTCCAGAATGAAAAAGTCTACATTCGGCTCCAAATAGAGTACACGACACACAACCAG ACCCGATCCCAGATTACACAAGCCTTTTCCAATGAGACATTGGAGCTGTGTGACTTACAACCAGGATCCAAGTATACGGTGAGACTGAGAGCTCAGGACAGTCGAGTGCTTGCTCACTGGAGCTCATGGACATCTCTAGACACAACCACAGCAGAGAAAG CTCCGTCTGCAGCTCCTCGGCTCTGGAGACTCATCCATTCTGTGGAAGAAGCTGGAAGGAGACGCCTCACCCTGCTCTGGAAG CCTGTGTCCTGGCCTGAGGTCAATGGTGTAGTGCTCAGTTACTCTGCAATATGTCACAGTGATCTGGATTCATCGCACTGGACATGTGGCTCTATGGACGCATCCAGACGCTCCTGCATCCTCAATATCTCTGATGATCCCTGTCACTGCAGCCTGACAGCAACGAACTCTGCTGGGACGTCACCTCCAGCTCACATCTCTATACCTTCACATACACATGCAG AAGAACTCCCACCCCCTCAGGCTATCAGTGTCACCCGATTGGACGACACTCGACTGGTGGTGGAATGGACAGCTGCAATGAACCAATCAGAGAGCGGCTTTGTGGTGCAATGGGCTTCTGTGCCTTACAGTGAACCAACTAGTTTGCACTGGGAACATATAAATGAAACTGCaagaagctttattgtctcag gtcttCTGCCAGAAGTCCCATATAATCTGTCGTTCGTGAGTCTGTATGGGCCACtggcaggaagtggcatgtcagTCATTGCTTTCACACGGGAAGGAG CGCCCTCTGTCGGCCCAAATATAACAATGCTGGAGACGATCAGCAGCGGTGTTGTTCTGAAATGGGATCCTGTTCCTTTAGAGAAACTTCACGGATTCATCCAGAGCTATACCATACTGTACAGCATAAATGGCAAAGACAAAAGTAAGATGCAATTTTTCTTTGCAAAACGTTGA